From Streptomyces sp. NBC_00237, a single genomic window includes:
- a CDS encoding class E sortase, with protein sequence MYGAQGDLGAAVDRLADPLNDPLPGQQPTGWVQEPYGGPEDVYGAYSAPEVPQQQHPSHQQYPHQQQYPHQQYPPRQEPQEWYDPEGYRRDWYGQQQDPYTPAQQQAAPYAPQQQAYVPEQQPYLPEPHAYVPEPRGYDAPPQRRIAEPEPDFAYATEPDGSGGPVGPGDDGDRDGAPEPVRTGGRAERRKGAKGAKGRAPAGAAAKESTGVVVSRLVGELFITFGVVMLLFVTYQLWWTNVRAGMQADGATHSLQDGWEKAKKDGAKPAGAFEPGQGFAIMHIPKLDVKVPVAEGIDKHKVLDRGMVGHYADGGLKTAMPGDKQGNFAVAGHRNTHGEPFRYVNKLVKGDKIVVETQDTFYTYEMTSLLPQTPPSNVGVIQPVPPGSGFTKPGRYITLTTCTPEFTSTYRLIVWGKMVEERPRSKGMPTALGG encoded by the coding sequence GTGTACGGGGCGCAGGGAGACCTCGGGGCGGCGGTGGACCGGCTCGCGGACCCGCTGAACGATCCGCTGCCGGGCCAGCAGCCGACCGGCTGGGTCCAGGAGCCCTACGGGGGGCCCGAGGACGTCTACGGGGCGTACAGCGCCCCTGAGGTGCCGCAGCAGCAGCACCCGTCGCACCAGCAGTACCCGCACCAGCAGCAGTACCCGCACCAGCAGTACCCGCCTCGGCAGGAGCCGCAGGAGTGGTACGACCCGGAGGGCTACCGGCGCGACTGGTACGGGCAGCAGCAGGACCCGTACACACCGGCGCAGCAGCAGGCCGCTCCGTACGCGCCGCAGCAGCAGGCGTACGTACCGGAACAGCAGCCGTACCTGCCCGAGCCGCACGCCTACGTGCCGGAGCCGCGCGGGTACGACGCCCCGCCGCAGCGGCGAATAGCCGAACCGGAGCCGGACTTCGCGTACGCGACCGAGCCCGACGGCTCGGGCGGCCCGGTCGGCCCGGGGGACGACGGCGACCGTGACGGTGCTCCCGAGCCCGTGCGCACCGGCGGCAGGGCCGAGCGCCGCAAGGGGGCGAAGGGGGCCAAGGGCCGGGCGCCTGCGGGAGCCGCGGCGAAGGAGAGCACCGGGGTCGTCGTCAGCAGACTCGTCGGGGAACTGTTCATCACCTTCGGCGTAGTGATGCTGCTCTTCGTGACCTACCAGCTCTGGTGGACCAACGTCCGGGCCGGAATGCAGGCCGACGGCGCCACGCACAGCCTCCAGGACGGGTGGGAGAAGGCGAAGAAGGACGGGGCGAAGCCCGCCGGGGCGTTCGAGCCGGGCCAGGGCTTCGCGATCATGCACATCCCGAAGCTGGACGTGAAGGTGCCGGTCGCGGAGGGCATCGACAAGCACAAGGTGCTCGACCGGGGCATGGTCGGCCACTACGCGGACGGCGGGCTGAAGACGGCGATGCCCGGCGACAAGCAGGGCAACTTCGCGGTCGCGGGCCACCGCAACACGCACGGCGAGCCGTTCCGCTACGTGAACAAGCTGGTCAAGGGCGACAAGATCGTCGTGGAGACGCAGGACACCTTCTACACGTACGAGATGACGTCGCTGCTGCCGCAGACCCCGCCGTCCAACGTCGGGGTCATCCAGCCGGTGCCGCCGGGCTCCGGCTTCACCAAGCCCGGCCGCTACATCACTCTGACGACGTGCACCCCGGAATTCACCAGCACGTACCGGCTGATCGTCTGGGGCAAGATGGTCGAGGAGCGCCCCCGGAGCAAGGGCATGCCGACGGCGCTCGGCGGCTGA
- a CDS encoding class E sortase, producing the protein MSVRLVVRTFSELCITAGALIVLFVVYLLFWTGVHAYSASDGQIDLLEQEWAQRPHTPAQAPGASTTAGAPGQGAPPAGPAYRDGKPFAVMYVPRFGRTWDWPVLEGTGTGTLKKGLGHYEGTARLGETGNFSVAGHRRTYGDPFKDFPELRRGDAVVVNDGTTWFTYRIEKKPYLTVPSDVGVVDPVPRKAGFDGPGRYLTLTTCDPEWGSSHRLIAWAHLDATQPVGEGRPAALDG; encoded by the coding sequence CTGTCGGTGCGACTGGTCGTCAGGACGTTCAGCGAGCTCTGCATCACCGCGGGCGCGCTCATCGTCCTCTTCGTGGTGTACCTGCTCTTCTGGACCGGCGTTCACGCCTACAGCGCGTCCGACGGGCAGATCGACCTGCTGGAGCAGGAGTGGGCGCAGCGCCCGCACACACCGGCACAGGCGCCCGGTGCGAGCACCACAGCAGGTGCACCGGGCCAGGGCGCTCCGCCCGCCGGGCCCGCGTACCGCGACGGCAAGCCCTTCGCCGTGATGTACGTGCCGCGCTTCGGCAGGACGTGGGACTGGCCGGTGCTGGAGGGCACCGGCACCGGGACGCTCAAGAAGGGCCTGGGCCACTACGAGGGCACCGCGCGTCTGGGCGAGACGGGCAACTTCTCCGTTGCCGGGCACCGCAGGACCTACGGCGACCCCTTCAAGGACTTCCCCGAGCTGCGGCGCGGCGACGCGGTGGTCGTGAACGACGGCACGACCTGGTTCACGTACCGCATCGAGAAGAAGCCCTACCTGACCGTGCCCAGTGATGTGGGAGTCGTCGATCCGGTGCCGCGCAAGGCCGGGTTCGACGGGCCCGGCCGCTACCTGACCCTCACCACCTGCGACCCCGAATGGGGCAGCAGTCACCGGCTGATCGCCTGGGCGCACCTGGACGCCACCCAGCCGGTGGGCGAGGGCAGGCCCGCCGCTTTGGACGGCTGA
- a CDS encoding DUF881 domain-containing protein, which translates to MRPVRLLTAAVFALAGLIFVTSFNTAKGTNIRTDDSLLKLSDLTRQRSDKNKELEKSTGVVRGEVDALARRDDGSTRAEDARLGVLEKAAGTKKLAGDALTVTLNDAPPGATANPGYPKPHPNDLVIHQQDLQAVVNALWEGGAQGIQVMDQRLISTSAVRCVGNTLILQGRVYSPPYTVTAVGDRSRLKQSLAASPALQNYQLYVKAYGLGWKVDEREAVTLPGYSGTVDLHYAKPVRQP; encoded by the coding sequence CTGCGTCCCGTGCGCCTGCTCACCGCCGCCGTGTTCGCCCTCGCCGGGCTCATCTTCGTCACCAGCTTCAACACGGCCAAGGGCACCAACATCCGCACGGACGACTCGCTGCTGAAGCTCTCGGACCTGACCCGCCAGCGCAGCGACAAGAACAAGGAGCTGGAGAAGTCCACCGGTGTGGTGCGCGGCGAGGTCGACGCGCTCGCCCGCCGCGACGACGGCAGCACCCGGGCCGAGGACGCCAGACTGGGCGTCCTGGAGAAGGCCGCCGGGACGAAGAAGCTCGCGGGCGACGCCCTCACCGTCACCCTCAACGACGCACCTCCCGGCGCCACCGCCAACCCCGGATACCCCAAGCCGCACCCCAACGACCTGGTCATCCACCAGCAGGACCTCCAGGCCGTCGTCAACGCCCTGTGGGAGGGCGGCGCCCAGGGCATCCAGGTCATGGACCAGCGCCTCATCTCCACCAGCGCCGTCCGCTGCGTCGGCAACACCCTGATCCTCCAGGGTCGCGTCTACTCGCCCCCGTACACGGTGACCGCGGTGGGCGACCGCAGCCGCCTCAAGCAGTCCCTCGCCGCCTCCCCCGCGCTCCAGAACTACCAGCTGTACGTCAAGGCGTACGGACTCGGATGGAAAGTCGACGAGCGCGAAGCGGTGACTCTGCCGGGCTACTCGGGCACAGTGGATCTCCACTACGCGAAGCCCGTGCGACAACCGTAG
- a CDS encoding DUF5324 family protein: MTRKDSVRSATSTAKDSVRHAAEVVAPYAGTAKDTAVHYAHEARTKIAPRVSHATHQAAEQARAQYGTHLAPRIEQARTHVPAQVEEAAHKAAVRTRKAARQAADYAAPRVEQAVAAAQPVREEAAARSTAALAALRGQVSAKEVQKLVRKHERRARSGRLAKRLTVLGLLAGGAFAAWKWWDKQANPDWLVEPPAATEVHDRTPLTSVDSNGTAVLDPEVEAKQAEAEAADPKDR, encoded by the coding sequence GTGACCCGTAAGGACAGCGTGCGCAGCGCGACCAGTACGGCGAAGGACAGCGTGCGACACGCCGCCGAAGTGGTGGCGCCCTACGCGGGCACGGCCAAGGACACGGCCGTGCACTACGCGCACGAAGCCCGGACCAAGATCGCGCCACGTGTTTCGCACGCCACCCACCAGGCGGCCGAGCAGGCCCGCGCCCAGTACGGGACGCATCTCGCCCCCCGTATCGAGCAGGCCCGCACCCATGTGCCCGCCCAGGTGGAGGAGGCGGCCCACAAGGCTGCCGTACGGACCAGGAAGGCGGCCAGGCAGGCCGCCGACTACGCGGCGCCCCGCGTCGAGCAGGCCGTCGCCGCGGCCCAGCCCGTGCGTGAGGAAGCGGCGGCCCGCAGCACGGCCGCGCTGGCCGCACTGCGCGGTCAGGTCTCCGCGAAGGAGGTCCAGAAGCTGGTGCGCAAGCACGAGCGGCGGGCCCGTTCGGGACGGCTCGCCAAGCGCCTGACGGTGCTCGGGCTGCTGGCGGGCGGCGCGTTCGCCGCCTGGAAGTGGTGGGACAAGCAGGCCAACCCGGACTGGCTGGTCGAGCCCCCGGCCGCCACCGAGGTCCACGACCGCACCCCGCTGACGTCGGTCGACAGCAACGGCACGGCGGTCCTCGACCCCGAGGTCGAGGCCAAGCAGGCCGAGGCGGAGGCAGCGGACCCCAAGGACCGCTGA
- a CDS encoding peptidylprolyl isomerase, producing the protein MAEQLYATLRTSRGDIEIRLLPNHAPKTVRNFVELARGEREWTNPATGEKTTEKLYDGTIFHRVISGFMIQGGDPLGNGMGGPGYEFADEFHPELSFDKPYLLAMANAGPGTNGSQFFITVEPTVMLNRKHTIFGEVVDAASKKVVDAIARAERNPRTERPVTDVVVETIVVEKR; encoded by the coding sequence GTGGCCGAGCAGCTCTACGCCACTCTCAGGACCAGCCGGGGCGACATCGAGATCCGGCTGCTGCCGAACCATGCGCCGAAGACGGTCCGCAACTTCGTCGAGCTCGCTCGCGGCGAACGCGAGTGGACCAACCCCGCGACCGGGGAGAAGACCACCGAGAAGCTGTACGACGGCACGATCTTCCACCGGGTGATCAGCGGTTTCATGATTCAGGGCGGTGATCCGCTGGGGAACGGGATGGGCGGCCCCGGGTACGAGTTCGCCGACGAGTTCCACCCCGAGCTCAGCTTCGACAAGCCGTATCTGCTGGCCATGGCGAACGCCGGTCCCGGCACCAACGGGTCGCAGTTCTTCATCACCGTCGAGCCGACCGTCATGCTCAACCGGAAGCACACCATCTTCGGAGAGGTCGTCGACGCGGCGAGCAAGAAGGTCGTCGACGCGATCGCCCGCGCGGAGCGCAACCCGCGCACCGAGAGGCCCGTGACGGACGTCGTCGTGGAGACGATCGTGGTCGAGAAGCGCTGA
- a CDS encoding penicillin-binding protein 2, which produces MNKPLRRVAIFCGILVLALLVRVNWVQFVQGDKLKTHTDNRRVLVERYAHPRGDIIVDGKAITGSVEAKSGDLKYKRTYKDGPMWAPVTGFASQVYGATQLENLNDGILTGTDDRLFFDRTLSLFTNEEKKGGNVVTTLNGDAQRAAYSGLKGKKGAVAALDPKTGKILALASTPSYDPSKIAGMGDGEEWKKLDKKVNPDDISLNRALRQTYPPGSTFKVVTAAAALEHGLINDIDTPTKTPLPWIMPGTTTPLKNEGTIPCEDATPRVALRWSCNTVFGKLGSDLGADKMKETAEKFGFNSEQFTPVRSNASVWPKKLNPSETALSSIGQFNTAATPLQMAMVTAAIANDGKLMTPYMVDKLTDPNLDVVKQTDPVEMSQPLSGDNAQKLQQMMETVVKEGTGTRAQIDGVTVGGKTGTAQHGVNNEGNPYAWFISYAKTDKGSPVAVAVVVEDSEAARGDISGGGLAAPIAKSVMKAVLDRAK; this is translated from the coding sequence GTGAACAAGCCCCTGCGCCGGGTCGCCATCTTCTGCGGAATCCTGGTCCTCGCCCTTCTCGTCCGCGTCAACTGGGTCCAGTTCGTCCAGGGCGACAAGCTCAAGACCCACACGGACAACCGCCGCGTACTCGTGGAGCGCTACGCCCACCCTCGCGGCGACATCATCGTCGACGGCAAGGCGATCACCGGATCCGTCGAGGCCAAGAGCGGCGACCTCAAGTACAAGCGCACCTACAAGGACGGCCCCATGTGGGCCCCCGTCACCGGCTTCGCCTCCCAGGTCTACGGAGCGACCCAGCTGGAGAACCTGAACGACGGCATCCTCACCGGCACCGACGACAGGCTCTTCTTCGACCGCACGCTCTCCCTCTTCACCAACGAGGAGAAGAAGGGCGGCAACGTCGTCACCACCCTCAACGGCGACGCCCAGCGCGCCGCCTACAGCGGCCTGAAGGGCAAGAAGGGCGCCGTCGCCGCCCTCGACCCCAAGACCGGCAAGATCCTCGCCCTGGCGAGCACCCCCTCGTACGACCCCTCCAAGATCGCGGGAATGGGCGACGGCGAGGAGTGGAAGAAGCTCGACAAGAAGGTCAACCCGGACGACATCTCGCTCAACCGGGCACTGCGCCAGACCTACCCGCCGGGCTCGACCTTCAAGGTCGTCACGGCCGCCGCGGCGCTGGAGCACGGCCTGATCAACGACATCGACACCCCGACCAAGACGCCGCTGCCGTGGATCATGCCCGGCACGACGACCCCGCTGAAGAACGAGGGCACCATCCCCTGCGAGGACGCCACCCCGCGCGTGGCGCTGCGGTGGTCCTGCAACACCGTCTTCGGCAAGCTCGGCTCCGACCTCGGCGCGGACAAGATGAAGGAGACGGCGGAGAAGTTCGGCTTCAACAGCGAGCAGTTCACCCCGGTCCGCTCCAACGCGAGCGTCTGGCCCAAGAAGCTGAACCCCTCGGAGACCGCGCTCTCCTCCATCGGCCAGTTCAACACCGCGGCCACCCCGCTCCAGATGGCCATGGTCACGGCCGCCATCGCCAACGACGGCAAGCTGATGACGCCGTACATGGTCGACAAGCTGACCGACCCCAACCTGGACGTCGTCAAGCAGACCGACCCGGTCGAGATGAGCCAGCCGCTCTCCGGCGACAACGCGCAGAAGCTCCAGCAGATGATGGAGACCGTCGTCAAGGAGGGCACCGGCACCCGGGCCCAGATCGACGGCGTCACCGTCGGCGGCAAGACCGGCACCGCCCAGCACGGCGTGAACAACGAAGGCAACCCGTACGCCTGGTTCATCTCGTACGCCAAGACCGACAAGGGCTCCCCGGTCGCCGTCGCGGTCGTCGTCGAGGACAGCGAGGCTGCCCGTGGCGACATCTCCGGTGGCGGTCTCGCCGCCCCCATCGCCAAGAGCGTCATGAAGGCCGTCCTCGACCGCGCCAAGTAG
- a CDS encoding rhomboid family intramembrane serine protease, translating to MQQPPKSPDQQPADDAHDPVPHCYRHPDRETGIRCTRCDKPICTDCMVSASVGFQCPDCVRGGSGTGHAPTANQPRNIVGSAVRGGDPRLVTKILLGINLLVFALTWIPDTGQRVVDELLLVGAWPPPPYLVSHGVAAGEWYRLFTSVFLHQEIWHIAFNMLSLWWLGGPLEAALGRARFTALYLVSGLAGSALTYAVTAPGSGSLGASGAIFGLFGATAVLMKRMKYDMRPVLALLVINLIITFGVPGISWTAHIGGLVAGVLLALGLVYAPRDRRALVQAGTFGLVFVAVLVTVLVRTATLVS from the coding sequence ATGCAGCAGCCGCCGAAGAGCCCGGACCAGCAGCCCGCCGACGACGCGCACGACCCCGTGCCGCACTGCTACCGGCACCCCGACCGGGAGACCGGCATCCGGTGCACCCGGTGTGACAAGCCGATCTGCACGGACTGCATGGTCAGTGCGTCCGTGGGGTTCCAGTGCCCCGACTGTGTGCGCGGCGGCTCGGGGACGGGGCACGCGCCCACCGCGAACCAGCCCCGGAACATCGTCGGCAGCGCGGTGCGGGGCGGTGACCCCCGGCTCGTCACCAAGATCCTCCTCGGGATCAACCTGCTGGTGTTCGCGCTCACCTGGATCCCCGACACCGGCCAGCGGGTCGTCGACGAGCTCCTCCTGGTCGGCGCGTGGCCGCCGCCGCCCTACCTGGTGTCCCACGGGGTGGCGGCCGGGGAGTGGTACCGGCTGTTCACGTCGGTGTTCCTGCACCAGGAGATCTGGCACATCGCCTTCAACATGCTGAGTCTGTGGTGGCTGGGCGGGCCGCTGGAGGCGGCGCTCGGCCGGGCCCGGTTCACCGCCCTGTACCTGGTGTCCGGGCTGGCGGGCAGCGCGCTGACGTACGCGGTCACCGCGCCCGGCAGCGGTTCGCTGGGTGCGTCGGGGGCGATCTTCGGGCTGTTCGGTGCGACCGCGGTGCTGATGAAGCGCATGAAGTACGACATGCGGCCCGTCCTGGCCCTGCTGGTCATCAACCTGATCATCACCTTCGGCGTCCCCGGCATCTCCTGGACCGCCCACATCGGCGGCCTCGTGGCGGGCGTGCTGCTGGCGCTGGGGCTGGTGTACGCGCCGCGCGACAGGCGGGCCCTCGTGCAGGCCGGGACCTTCGGCCTGGTGTTCGTCGCCGTTCTGGTGACCGTGCTGGTCAGAACGGCCACGCTGGTCAGCTGA
- the crgA gene encoding cell division protein CrgA: MPKSRIRKKADFTPPAATKKATAIKLTSRSWVAPVMLALFLIGLAWIVLFYVTEGDLPLKSLENWNIVVGFGFIAAGFGVSTQWK; the protein is encoded by the coding sequence GTGCCGAAGTCACGTATCCGCAAGAAGGCCGATTTCACGCCTCCGGCCGCCACGAAGAAGGCGACAGCGATCAAGCTGACGAGCCGCAGCTGGGTCGCACCGGTGATGCTGGCGCTGTTCCTGATCGGGCTCGCCTGGATCGTGCTGTTCTACGTGACCGAGGGCGATCTGCCCCTCAAGAGCCTGGAGAACTGGAACATCGTGGTCGGCTTCGGCTTCATCGCCGCGGGCTTCGGCGTCTCCACCCAGTGGAAGTAG
- a CDS encoding aminodeoxychorismate/anthranilate synthase component II, giving the protein MSARILVVDNYDSFVFNLVQYLYQLGAECEVLRNDEVELSHAQDGFDGVLLSPGPGAPEQAGVCVDMVRHCADNGIPVFGVCLGMQSMAVAYGGVVGRAPELLHGKTSPVLHEGAGVFAGLPSPFTATRYHSLAAEPASVPDVLEVTARTADGIVMGLRHRDLPVEGVQFHPESVLTEWGHLMLANWLVQCGDTEAVGRSAGLAPVVGAAKAVA; this is encoded by the coding sequence ATGAGCGCGCGCATCCTGGTCGTCGACAACTACGACAGCTTCGTCTTCAACCTGGTCCAGTACCTGTACCAGCTGGGCGCCGAGTGCGAGGTGCTGCGCAACGACGAGGTGGAACTGAGCCACGCCCAGGACGGCTTCGACGGCGTACTGCTGTCGCCGGGTCCGGGCGCACCCGAGCAGGCGGGCGTCTGTGTCGACATGGTCAGGCACTGCGCGGACAACGGGATTCCGGTGTTCGGGGTGTGCCTGGGCATGCAGTCGATGGCGGTCGCGTACGGCGGTGTGGTCGGCCGGGCGCCGGAGCTGCTGCACGGCAAGACGTCGCCGGTGCTGCACGAGGGCGCGGGCGTGTTCGCCGGGTTGCCGTCACCGTTCACCGCGACCCGCTACCACTCGCTCGCCGCTGAACCCGCGTCCGTTCCGGACGTCCTTGAGGTGACCGCGCGGACCGCCGACGGCATCGTGATGGGGCTGCGCCACCGGGACCTTCCGGTCGAGGGCGTGCAGTTCCACCCGGAGTCGGTGCTGACCGAGTGGGGGCACCTGATGCTCGCGAACTGGCTGGTGCAGTGCGGTGACACGGAGGCGGTGGGACGGTCGGCCGGGTTGGCCCCGGTGGTGGGTGCGGCCAAGGCCGTCGCGTGA
- the pknB gene encoding Stk1 family PASTA domain-containing Ser/Thr kinase: MEEPRRLGGRYELGSVLGRGGMAEVYLAQDTRLGRTVAVKTLRVDLARDPSFQARFRREAQSAASLNHPAIVAVYDTGEDYVDNVSIPYIVMEYVDGSTLRELLHSGRKLLPERTLEMTVGILQALEYSHRAQIVHRDIKPANVMLTRTGQVKVMDFGIARAMGDSGMTMTQTAAVIGTAQYLSPEQAKGEQVDARSDLYSTGCLLYELLTVRPPFIGDSPVAVAYQHVREEPQPPSNFDPEITPEMDAIVLKALTKDPDYRYQSADEMRADIEACLDGRPVAATAALGAVGYGGYDTYGSNDQPTTALRQTGQGGQTAMMPPVGNGGDGYGNGNGPGGHDEQQGRRRQQQPKKSNTSTILLVVAGILVLVGAVLIGNSVFNGKDKVTDKAVPQLVGDDFEAAKKSAANVDMTLKPTKKPCKGVDPGKICAQNPSTGSFPKGTVINVDVSTGNPKVEVPDVMEQTQKRATERLTKERFVPKVKEQESTATEGTVIDQTPKGGQSVEEGSDVTIVIAKKKTTTLPNLKGQTYENAVTTLNNLGFTNVKKAEQESDAAPNTVVSQTPEANTKALPGTGILLIVAKAKETQPPPDAETVVIPGDLNKKTVGEARGILEGLGLRVVVPEGTPDDAKVVGSTPGANNTVPKDSEVRLFAMPGTGGGSIFD, from the coding sequence ATGGAAGAGCCGCGTCGCCTCGGCGGCCGGTACGAGCTGGGCTCGGTGCTCGGCCGTGGTGGCATGGCCGAGGTCTACCTCGCCCAGGACACCCGGCTCGGCCGCACCGTCGCTGTGAAGACGCTCCGGGTGGACCTCGCCCGTGACCCGTCCTTCCAGGCCCGGTTCCGCCGTGAGGCCCAGTCGGCCGCCTCGCTCAACCACCCGGCGATCGTCGCCGTCTACGACACCGGCGAGGACTACGTCGACAACGTCTCCATCCCGTACATCGTGATGGAGTACGTCGACGGATCGACCCTGCGCGAACTCCTGCACTCCGGGCGCAAGCTGCTCCCCGAGCGCACCCTGGAGATGACCGTCGGGATCCTCCAGGCGCTGGAGTACTCGCACCGCGCCCAGATCGTCCACCGCGACATCAAGCCGGCCAACGTCATGCTGACGCGCACCGGCCAGGTCAAGGTCATGGACTTCGGCATCGCGCGCGCCATGGGCGACTCCGGCATGACGATGACCCAGACCGCCGCCGTCATCGGCACCGCCCAGTACCTCTCCCCGGAGCAGGCCAAGGGCGAGCAGGTCGACGCGCGCTCCGACCTCTACTCCACCGGCTGCCTGCTGTACGAGCTGCTGACGGTACGGCCCCCCTTCATCGGCGACTCGCCGGTCGCGGTCGCCTACCAGCACGTACGGGAAGAACCGCAGCCCCCGTCGAACTTCGACCCCGAGATCACGCCCGAGATGGACGCCATCGTCCTCAAGGCGCTGACCAAGGACCCCGACTACCGCTACCAGTCGGCGGACGAGATGCGCGCCGACATCGAGGCGTGCCTCGACGGGCGGCCCGTCGCCGCGACCGCCGCCCTCGGCGCGGTCGGCTACGGCGGTTACGACACGTACGGCAGCAACGACCAGCCCACCACCGCCCTGCGGCAGACCGGCCAGGGCGGCCAGACCGCGATGATGCCGCCCGTCGGCAACGGCGGAGACGGCTACGGGAACGGCAACGGCCCCGGCGGCCACGACGAGCAGCAGGGACGCCGCCGCCAGCAGCAGCCCAAGAAGAGCAACACCTCGACGATCCTGCTGGTCGTCGCGGGCATCCTGGTCCTCGTCGGCGCGGTCCTCATCGGCAACTCGGTCTTCAACGGCAAGGACAAGGTCACGGACAAGGCCGTCCCCCAGCTCGTCGGTGACGACTTCGAGGCCGCGAAGAAGTCGGCCGCCAACGTGGACATGACCCTCAAGCCCACCAAGAAGCCCTGCAAGGGCGTGGACCCCGGCAAGATCTGCGCGCAGAACCCGAGTACCGGCAGCTTCCCCAAGGGCACCGTCATCAACGTCGACGTCTCGACCGGCAACCCCAAGGTCGAGGTCCCGGACGTCATGGAGCAGACCCAGAAGCGGGCCACCGAGCGGCTGACCAAGGAACGCTTCGTCCCCAAGGTCAAGGAGCAGGAGTCCACCGCGACCGAGGGCACGGTCATCGACCAGACCCCCAAGGGCGGTCAGTCCGTGGAGGAGGGCTCCGACGTCACCATCGTCATCGCCAAGAAGAAGACGACGACACTCCCGAACCTCAAGGGCCAGACGTACGAGAACGCCGTGACGACGCTGAACAACCTCGGCTTCACCAACGTCAAGAAGGCCGAGCAGGAGTCCGACGCGGCGCCCAACACGGTCGTCTCCCAAACCCCTGAGGCCAACACCAAGGCCCTCCCCGGCACGGGCATCCTGCTGATCGTCGCCAAGGCCAAGGAGACCCAGCCCCCGCCGGACGCGGAAACGGTAGTGATCCCCGGCGACCTCAACAAGAAGACCGTCGGAGAGGCCAGGGGCATCCTCGAAGGTCTGGGGCTCCGCGTGGTGGTGCCCGAAGGCACCCCGGACGACGCCAAGGTCGTGGGCTCCACCCCGGGTGCCAACAACACCGTCCCCAAGGACAGTGAAGTCAGGCTGTTCGCCATGCCGGGCACCGGCGGAGGCAGCATCTTCGACTAG
- a CDS encoding class E sortase — protein MAASTEQDERSGESAPPRTSGTRGRIAGAISVFGELLITAGLVLGLFVAYSLWWTNVLADREAGKQGDDVRNQWESGAPGEIDIKGGLGFLHVPAMKNGEVLVRKGTSTKALNAGIAGYYTDPVKAAMPSDRQGNFSLAAHRDGHGAKFHNIDKLKEGDSIVFETKDTWYVYKVYASLPETSKYNVKVLDPVPRESGKTKPGRYITLTTCTPVYTSKYRYIVWGELERTERVNAKRTPPAELR, from the coding sequence GTGGCAGCGAGTACCGAGCAGGACGAGCGGTCGGGGGAGTCCGCGCCGCCGCGGACCTCGGGGACGCGCGGGCGGATCGCGGGTGCGATCAGCGTCTTCGGCGAACTGCTGATCACCGCCGGGCTGGTGCTCGGCCTCTTCGTGGCGTACTCGCTGTGGTGGACGAACGTCCTGGCCGACCGCGAGGCGGGCAAGCAGGGTGACGACGTCCGCAACCAGTGGGAGAGCGGTGCGCCCGGCGAGATCGACATAAAGGGCGGGCTCGGCTTCCTGCACGTGCCCGCGATGAAGAACGGCGAGGTGCTGGTCCGCAAGGGCACCTCCACCAAGGCGCTCAACGCGGGCATCGCGGGTTACTACACGGACCCGGTCAAGGCCGCCATGCCGTCGGACAGGCAGGGCAACTTCTCGCTGGCGGCGCACCGGGACGGGCACGGGGCGAAGTTCCACAACATCGACAAGCTGAAGGAAGGCGACTCGATCGTCTTCGAGACGAAGGACACCTGGTACGTCTACAAGGTGTACGCCTCCCTGCCGGAGACCTCGAAGTACAACGTGAAGGTGCTGGACCCGGTCCCCAGGGAGTCCGGGAAGACGAAGCCGGGCCGCTACATCACGCTGACGACGTGCACGCCCGTGTACACGTCGAAGTACCGCTACATCGTCTGGGGCGAGCTGGAGCGCACGGAGCGCGTGAACGCGAAGCGGACACCCCCGGCGGAGCTGAGGTAG